From a region of the Cucumis sativus cultivar 9930 chromosome 6, Cucumber_9930_V3, whole genome shotgun sequence genome:
- the LOC101222477 gene encoding elongator complex protein 4 gives MAATKPRTSSFSRNFSSAHSSKTPGFKHGPNGTTFISSGIPDLDKILCGGFPLGSLVLVMEDAEAPHHMLLLRNFMSQGLVHDQPLLYASPSRDPRGFLGTLPSPGASKDDKSRDNSTEQEKGLRIAWQYKKYFGDDQESANAIDSKYEFCNDFDLRRPFDRHFFSGKHVECVSILDSSSLSTLRDRCATFLSQVPRNDGNISSGGRIAIQSLCAPQCDHSNMEWEMLSFLRSLKSMVRSSNAVAVVTFPPSLLLPSFSKRWQHMADTLLSVRAIPDEDKELAKLLTGYQDMVGLLNVHKVAQLNTQVPKILEATTFSIKLQKRRYLVLECLNQAPVDASSGSSYGSTGSCSGSSKTASLEF, from the exons ATGGCAGCGACAAAGCCTCGGACAAGCAGCTTCTCACGCAACTTTTCTTCTGCCCATTCATCTAAGACGCCAGGATTTAAACACGGTCCCAATGGCACGACATTCATCTCATCCGGAATACCAGACCTTGACA AGATTCTTTGTGGTGGGTTTCCTTTGGGAAGCTTGGTCTTGGTGATGGAAGATGCAGAAGCTCCTCATCACATGCTTTTATTGCGGAATTTTATGTCTCAGGGACTTGTTCATGACCAACCTCTTCTTTATGCTAGTCCATCCAGAGACCCTAGAGGATTCCTGGGTACTTTGCCGAGCCCAGGGGCATCCAAAGATGACAAATCTCGTGATAATTCTACTGAACAG GAAAAGGGCTTGAGGATTGCTTGGCAATATAAGAAGTATTTTGGAGACGATCAAGAGAGCGCCAATGCAATTG ATAGTAAATACGAGTTTTGCAATGACTTTGATTTGCGAAGGCCATTTGACAGACATTTTTTCAGCGGAAAGCATGTGGAATGTGTTAGTATTCTAGATTCTTCTAGTCTTTCTACTCTTCGTGATCGCTGTGCCACGTTCCTATCACAAGTTCCAAG AAATGATGGCAATATATCCTCTGGTGGCCGTATTGCCATTCAATCATTATGTGCTCCACAATGTGATCACTCCAACATG GAATGGGAaatgctttcctttttaaggTCTCTGAAAAGCATGGTAAGGTCCTCCAATGCAGTAGCCGTAGTGACGTTTCcaccttctcttcttttgccGTCGTTCTCTAAAAGATGGCAGCACATGGCAGATACCTTGCTTTCTGTCAGAGCAATCCCAG ATGAGGATAAGGAATTAGCAAAGCTCCTCACTGGTTACCAAGACATGGTTGGTCTTCTCAATGTGCATAAAGTAGCTCAACTCAATACACAG GTTCCAAAGATTCTTGAGGCGACTACGTTCTCTATAAAGTTGCAAAAGAGAAGGTACTTGGTTTTAGAATGTCTTAATCAAGCGCCTGTTGATGCTTCAAGTGGTAGCTCATATGGCTCAACTGGGAGTTGTTCTGGCTCCTCTAAGACAGCTTCTCTCGAGTTTTAG
- the LOC101206938 gene encoding dof zinc finger protein DOF5.7 → MLKIKMGSFHFDENHRRSIHLLFCVPSLVSHASLPPFNSLCHLHYETQQPLQPHFPFFFFLFLFLFLFFFFFFFFLLLLCFHCQFQMLPEKLPSGGSRQPKPISDHNQHPLKCPRCDSPNTKFCYYNNYSLTQPRYFCKTCRRYWTKGGALRNVPVGGGCRKNKKLKSSSSSPSLRLPSSSNDDSGSSNSEIGRLGFFVNGFSSAQLSGNRNSSFSSAPTMGLYDQFGGFSLDQSRSLNNSFINPSTGFVNSLNVDTSLASSIESLSSMNQDLHWKLQQQRLAMLFGSGHNNTAIDKNRGVSSPIALEDHGQELNPGSFRNLEISKPEACNNSSDFSNARKETVVDAGARAGGESAVADEWFFGDSYTAPSMTTTGAAAAGYNSGDSAARCDGVQEWHDLHPYTHLP, encoded by the coding sequence atgttaaaaataaaaatgggtaGCTTCCACTTTGATGAAAATCACAGGCGAAGCATCCACCTTCTTTTTTGTGTTCCCTCTCTTGTTTCCCATGCATCACTCCCTCCATTTAATTCCCTTTGCCATCTTCACTACGAAACTCAACAACCCCTCCAACCGCactttcccttcttcttcttcctcttcctcttcctcttcctcttcttcttcttcttcttcttcttcttactcCTCCTCTGTTTTCATTGCCAATTTCAAATGTTGCCGGAAAAACTCCCCTCCGGTGGCAGCCGGCAACCAAAACCCATATCAGATCATAATCAACACCCACTCAAGTGCCCTCGTTGTGATTCCCCCAACACTAAATTCTGTTACTACAACAATTATAGCCTAACTCAGCCTAGGTATTTCTGCAAGACCTGTCGCAGATACTGGACCAAAGGTGGGGCGTTGCGCAATGTTCCCGTCGGCGGTGGCTGCCGGAAAAACAAGAAGCTTAAATCATCGTCTTCTTCTCCGTCATTGAGGCTGCCGTCGTCGTCCAACGATGACTCCGGTTCGTCCAATTCGGAAATTGGCCGGTTGGGTTTCTTCGTCAATGGGTTTTCGTCGGCTCAATTGAGTGGAAATCGAAATTCGTCTTTCTCCTCTGCTCCGACGATGGGTCTCTACGATCAGTTTGGAGGGTTTTCTCTTGATCAATCGAGAAGTTTAAATAACTCCTTCATTAATCCTTCAACTGGGTTTGTTAATTCGCTGAATGTAGATACGAGTCTTGCGTCTTCGATTGAATCTTTGAGCTCTATGAACCAAGACCTTCACTGGAAATTACAGCAGCAAAGGCTAGCGATGCTATTTGGATCAGGACATAACAATACAGCCATTGATAAAAACAGGGGAGTTTCTTCTCCAATCGCACTTGAAGATCACGGCCAAGAACTGAACCCAGGCTCGTTTCGGAATCTGGAGATTTCGAAACCGGAAGCTTGCAATAATTCTTCCGATTTCAGTAATGCAAGAAAAGAAACCGTCGTCGATGCCGGAGCCAGAGCAGGAGGAGAATCTGCAGTGGCGGACGAGTGGTTCTTTGGGGATTCTTATACGGCTCCCTCAATGACGACGACGGGTGCGGCGGCAGCGGGATATAACTCCGGCGACAGCGCCGCCCGGTGCGATGGTGTTCAGGAGTGGCACGATTTGCATCCATACACCCATTTACCGTAG